TTACGGGCAGCTCTAGGTAGGAGGCGCGTTCGCCACCGAACCAGACTGTGTTGTGCGCGGTGATATAGGTCGAGCTGGCCGCATTCGCGGCACCGGTGTTGAGGTTGCGCTCGATGCGCGGAAAGTTCGAGCTGCTGACCTCAATGCGAATACGGTGGCCCGCGGCAAAGTAGTTGCTGGTCGCATTCAGGTCCACGTCGATCGCATAGACCTTGCCGGGTACCATCAATTCTGGTTCGCGCAGCGAGTTTCGGTAGCGCATACGTTGTACACCTTCCTGTACGTTGTAGGCACTCCCATCGGGATACACGTCCACCAGTTTCACCGTGAAATCCGTGTCTTGCGCCGATGAGCTGACAAACAAGCGCGCACGGATCAGGCCGGTCACCTCGATACCTTTTTTCAGTGGCGGGCTGGTGTAGACGAGCACATCGTTGCGCATCTCGATCGCGCGCTGGTCGTAGCCGCCGGCCTCCGTTTTGGATCCCGTGCAACAGGTGTGACCACCCAGGGAAGGCACCGGGTCGGCGGGATCGTAGGTAAACTGGTCTTTGCCGCGCAAGGCCGGTTCTTGGGTCGCCAGCTGCCCACCACCGTTAAGGCTATTCGCTGGCTGAGTGGACGAGAGATACCAGCGGGTTTTGCGGGTGCCGGGTATCGGCCAGGCATCCGCCGTGCGCCACTCATCGGCACCGAGCACGTAATAGGTCAGGAAAGGCCGCTGTACAGAAAGGCTGCGCGCGCCTTTGAGCCAGTAATCGTACCAGTCCAGTTGCATGTTCAGGTATGGGCGGCTGGTGTTTTTTAGCGTGCGCTCGCCGGCGCTGAGCTGCTCCTCCTGCTCGGGAAAATTGCAATGGGTGCCCGGTCCGATGACGACGTATTGATGTGTCTGCGCCTCGGTGGTGGTGGCGTTCGCTTTGAACTGGTTTGCCATCATCAGGGTTTCCCGGGCGCCATAGTCGTACCAGGTATCGAAAAACAAATTGGGCACAGAGGTGCTGTCTTCGGCCTGCACCAGGTCCATCGAGCGGAAATAGTCGCCGTCCGGGCGACTGTTGCGCCAGTTCTCAAAGTCGGTGGGCGCGATACCGCTGCGCGATAGCAGCGATAGTACCGGGAGGGATTTGAGGTTGCCCAGGTAGCGGTCGAAATCCTGTTCTGGGGTTGCACGGTAGTGGTGACCGTGGTCAGCCTGGAACCATTCCGAGCGCTCGGCGCCGGTAAGCGGTGGTCCGTAGAAAATCTTGGAGCCATTGCTGGCGAACCAGCCTGCGGTCTGCCCCAGTTCGAAGGCGCCTCCGCTGAAGGATTGCCAGGCCCGCCCGGGCCGATAGTAGCCGGATGCGGCGGACTGGGGTTGTCCGACCACGAGAGCAGGGTGGCCGGTTGTCTGCAGTACGACCTGGGTTTCACCCAGGTAGGAACAGCCGCTCAGACCCACGCGTCCATTGGACCAGGGCTGGTCCACAATCCAGTCCAGGGTGTCGACTCCGTCTTCGCGGCGCCCGCGCGCAACCGTATACACACCTTCGGATTCATGGCGCCCGCGAATATCTTGGATCACTACCGCGTAACCGCGTTCGACCAATGCCTTCCAGGCGGGATTCCAGCCGAAAGTACCGTTTTTGTCGTAGACCGTGCGCACAAGGATAGTGGGGCGAGGGGTGTCCTCAGGTCCGTCGAAATAGACATCGGTAGACAGGTGAACCCCATCGAGCATGGACACCATCTGGCTTTTTAAAACCTGCATAGCGTCGACCGTACAGGAAAGAAGCGCGAGCAGCGCCACACAAGACCATCGTTTCATGGGAGTGTCCGTTGGAATTTTGTGCCGGCACCCCTGTTGAAGGGAGAGGTGCCGGCGGTTGGGAGTGCTGTGTTCGCTAGCGCCTGGAGACGTGCAGGGTGGATTTTGCCGGTGCGATCTCGAAACGATAGCGATAGTCCAGGTAGGGCAGTGTGTATTCGAACAGTGGCGGAGCGCCCCAGGAATCGGTGCCACCAACGCCTCGCTGCGCCAGGTCAATGTTGACGAAAATCCTGTCCCGGGCCACCAGCTGATAGGGGTGCAGGTTGCGCTTTTTGACGTGCTCACGGGAAGCATCGAACTGGTCGGTGTCGTAGTAGCTGGCACCAAAACCTAACAGGGGATCGCCGCTAAAGCGCACCCCAAGGCCGTCCGCATTGGTGAAGCTCACCTCGCGCACATCGGTGCGGTAGCCGTTTTCCTGCGGCCGAACATAGGGTACAAACAGCTCGTCGACCCGGGCGGAGTAGCGTCCTACAAGAGCCGAGTGATTACGGTCCGCATAATTCTCGTGGGGGCCGCGTCCATACCAGGATACCGAGGAGAATTCCGGTTTCAGAGTGAACAGGCTGCCGAGGCGCGGCAGCTGAGGCTGTTGCTGATGCGGTGCCGCAAGAAAATAGACTTCCACCGCAATGCGCCCATCACCGTGGATCTGGTACTGCATCTGGTAACGGCTTTGTACCTGCGCCAGCCAGTGTTCTGTGGCAATAGTGACGTGACCCTCGCCACGCTCGACGATGCGTATGTCTGTCAGCTGTGCATTGCGTCCCACGAACTGCCAGGTGGCAAGACTCCCACCGTAGCCTCGCGCTTCCAGATCATTGTCGATCGGTGCGCGCCAGAACTCGGGGTGTGTGGGCCCGGCCAGTACCTCGCGATTGCCGTAGGCAAGCTGGCCGAGAAAGCCGGTTTGCTTATCGAATACCGCCTTGAAGGCACTGCCGCTCACCGTGATCTCAAGGTCATTTTCGCGGGTGCGCAGGCGCTTGGATGATGTTGCCTTGGACTCCGCCGCGGGAAGTGGGGCGTAGGCAAGCTGGTAACTGGCCACTTCGTGGCCCGGCTCGAGCAGCGGTTCGGTACCGTCGGTGTGCACCGACAGGTTGAGGAAATATTCACTACCGGGCTGCCGCGCATAGGCGACCGGCAGTTGCACGCGCTGGCTGCCCTGGGCCGGCGCTTGCAGCGGAATTCCGCCACCTTCTGCCACCGGCACGCCGTCTTCCAGCAGTTTCCAGTCCAGCGTCCATCCGGAGAGACTGCGGAAAAAGTGTTTGTTGGTGATCTCCAGTGCACCGGATTCCAGATCCAGCGCGCGGAAGCCGACGTTCTGGTGCGCGAACTTTACCTCCCATAGGTAGGGGTAGGGTGTGCGGTCTGCCTGTACCAGGCCGTTGGCACAGAAGCTGTCAGAATGCGCAACCGCGGGCGGCTCCAGGTCTCCACCGTAGGCAAAGAAAGACTGTCCGCCGGGCGCCGTGCGCAGGAAGGTCTGGTCGACCCAGTCCCAGATAAAGCCGCCCTGCAGCGCGTCGTAGGTTTCGAACGCGTCCCAGTATTCCTGGAAGTTACCGAGGGAATTGCCCATGGCGTGCTCGTACTCGATCAGAATAGCGGGGCGCTCATCAAAGCCGGTGCGGGCATAGCGGATAATCTGGTCAAGGCTCGCATACATCTGGCCATAGGCATCTGTATGCCGGCGCAATTGTGCCTGTTCTGACATGACCGGCGCCGGGTCCCGTTGCTTAAGCCAGTCGTAGGCGGCTTCGAGGTTGGGGCCGTCGCCGGACTCGTTGCCGAGGGAGCGAATCACCACCGCAGCACTGTTTTTCGAGCGCTCGTACATATTGCGGATACGGTCTATGTAGGCCGCGCGCCATTGCGGTTTGTTGACCGGATGAATGGAGGGGTCATACGGCGATCCCTGGTTGGCCGCTCCGACACCATGGGACTCGATGTTGGCCTCGTCCATCAGGTAAAAGCCGAACTCATCGGCTAGTTGGTACCAGTAAGGATCGTTGGGGTAGTGTGCGAGGCGTACCGAGTTGATGTTGAATGCCTTCATCAGGCGTGCGTCGTGTTCCATCGATTCACGAGAAACCACGTGCCCGGTAATGGGATCGTGCTCGTGCCGGTTCACGCCCTTGAACAGGATTGGCTTGCCATTGATGAGAATCTGGCCATCGCGGTATTCGGTCGAGCGGATCCCCAGCTTGTGGCCGATGTATTCGGCAGGTGTGCCGTCACCGCCGATTAAGGCCAGCTGCAGTCGGTAGAGGTAGGGGCGTTCGGCGCTCCATGGCTCTGCGCCGGGCACCTCGATACGGGTCGCGACCTCGTGCTCCTGTCCGGGCGCAACGCGCGGCACCGCAACCACCTGCTCGGCGACGGTGTTGTTGTCGGCATCGCTCAGAGTCAGCTGTACACGATAGCCCTCTGCGGCTTTACTCCGTGCGTTGGCGATCTGCGCGCGGAAGTCGATGACGCCGTCCCGGTAGCCGTTGGTCAGGTCGGTGCGTGCGTGGAAATCCCGCAGGTGCACTTTCGGGGTAGCGTACAGATAGACATCCCGTTCGATGCCACTCATACGCCACATATCCTGGCACTCGAGGTAGGAACCATCCGAGTAGCGGAATACCTGTACCGCAAGCAGGTTTTCGCCTGCCTTCAGGTAGGGAGTCAGGTCAAATTCTGCTGCGGTTTTCGAGTCTTGTGAGTAGCCCACCTTGCGTCCATTGACCCACAGGTAGAACGCCGACTTGACCGCGCCAAAGTGTATGAATATGCGCTTGCCATCCCAGTCTTCCGGCAGGCTGAAGGTTTGCCGGTAGGAGCCGACTGGGTTGTAACTGCGGGGCAGTTCCGGGGGTACCGCATCCGGCTGGAAGCACGCGTGTGAATGGTAATAGGGTATGCCGAAACCATTGATCTCCCAGTTGGCCGGCACCGCTATCGTGCCCCACGGGCTGTCATCGAACGCCGGTTGATGGAATGTCGCCGGGCGCTGGGTGGGATGTTCCACCCAGTGAAATTTCCAATTGCCGTTCAGCAGCAGGTGATTTTCGGTCGCAAGTGGTGACGGGCTAAATGCCTCTGCCGCAGACAGCGCCGGGTAGAAGAAGCTCCTTGCCGGCTGCTTGTTAATACGGAAAACTTCCGGGTTGCCCCAGTCGGGCAGCGGTGCGGCACTACTGGCGGACGAGCCGATTGCTGTCAGCAGAATGCCAATCAGAAAGTGTCTCAAGATTATTCTCCTTGGGAGTCTTGCTGCAGGTCCGGGCGGCGAAGTCCAGCCCGGACAGCGAAGCTGGAATTACCACCAGGCGACGTAAAGCGCGGCGAGAATTAGGCTGATGCTGATAGCTGAGGTATTGGCCCCACGGCTGGTGGAGAAATCAATACCCTTGAGGTCAATCGCTTTGGCATCGGCCGTTTTGCCGGCCACCAGGATGCCGAGGCCGAGGCAAGCGAGGAAGACCAGGCCAACTCGGTCCATAAACGGCAGCTCCGGCCAGAACAGGCGAGCCAGCAGCGACAGCACCACTGAACCGATGCCGGCGACAAGCGCTGAGTTCGCATTTGCCTTTTTATAAAAGAAACCGAGCAGGAAAATCGCCACCACACCCGGGGTGAAGAACCCGGTGAACTCCTGGATGTACTGGAAGGCTTGTTCCATTTTTCCAAGCAGCGGTTCGGCAATAATCATAGCGGTGACCAGTGAGGTTGCCGCGGCAATACGCCCCACCATAACCAGACGATGCTCAGAGGGGGATTCCTCAAACAGCTTACGGTAGATGTCCAGGGTGAAGATTGTGGAGACGCTGTTGGCCATCGAGGCGAGGGAGGAGGCGATGGCGGCAACCAGTGCTGCAAAGGTCAGCCCCAGCAGGCCAGGCGGTACCAGCTTCATCATTTCCGGATAGGCCTGATCCGGGCGTTCGAGGTCTGGTGCCAACGCCAGCGCTGCAATACCTGGCAGGACCACGATCAGTGGCATCAGCAGCTTAAGGAAAGCGGCAAACACAATACCTTTCTGCGCTTCACGTAGGTTTTTGGCCGCCAGGGTACGCTGGGTGATGTACTGGTTGAAACCGAAGTAGGAAATATTCATCACCCACATACCTCCGATCAGAACCGAGATGCCCGGTAGACTCACGTAGTCCTCGTGATCCGGGGAGAGGATCATGTCGAAGCTCTCTGGTGTGCGTTCCAGCAGAGTGCTGAATCCGGCGATTGCGCCGGCACCGTCGGCTAGGGTATCCAGTGCGAGGTAGCTCACCAGCAGGCCACCAAAAATCAGCAGGACAACCTGGATAATGTCCGTGAGTGCCACTGCCTTGAGGCCTCCGTAGAGCGAGTAGGCGACAGAGAACACTGCCAGGAAAATCATGCCGTGGAGCATTTCGATACCGGTGATGGTCTTGATCGCCAGTGCGCCCAGGTAGAGCACCGCAGTCAGGTTGACAAAGGTGTAAACCGCCAGCCAGAAAAACGCCATTACCATTTGCACACGCCCGTCAAAACGCTGCTCGAGGAACTGCGGCATGGTGTAAATTTTCTTTTCAAGAAAAATTGGCAGGAAAAATTTGCCAACAATAATCAGGGTAATTGCGGCCATCCATTCATAAGAGGCAATTGCGAGCCCAATGGCATAGCCAGAGCCGGACATGCCAATAATTTGCTCAGCCGATATATTGGCGGCAATAATGGAGGATCCGATTGCCCACCAGGGCAATGAATTCCCGGCAAGAAAATAATCGGAACTATTTTTTTCATGTCCGGCTTTTTCCCGGGACACCCACCACGCGATTGTAATCAGGAACATGCAGTAGCATACAAATACTGCTATATCTGGCATGGTCATCGCCATATCGAACCCCTTTCGTTATTGTTTTGATGTGGATAGTTGTTGAATGCTTTCTATGTATTGCAGTGCATGGTCGCCGACTTTTTCTGCACTGTCGCCGGGGCGGTAAAGGTCGCCACCGATACCAAACCCGCAAGCCCCGGCATGCCAGAATTCTTCCATGTTTTGCAAGTTAATACCCCCAACCGCGAATATTTGTACATCTAACGGTAATACTGCGCGCAGGTTCCTGATATAGCCGGGTCCCAGGTCTCCCGAGGGAAATAGTTTCAAGGTTTTTGCCCCGGCAGCAATAGCGGCGAAGGCCTCTGTCGGGGAAAAAAAACCTGGAAATACGCTCATACCCTCGGAAACTCCATACCGAATCACCTCCGGTTCGATATTTGGCGAGACAAGGAGGCGCGCGCCTGTCGCGCGCACGGCCCGTGCCTCGTCCAGTCGGGTCACTGTGCCAGCGCCACACAGGGCCTGTTGGCCAAATTCTGCCACCAGCTGGCTGATGCTCTCGAGGGCATTGGGTGAGTTCAGTGGGACTTCAATGTACTTGATGCCTGCATCAAGCAATGCGCCGGCGATGGGAATGATTTCCGCCGGTGTTACACCACGCAAAATGGCGATCAAAGGCGGCGGAACTGCTGCGGTTTGGGTCATGGGGAAATCCTCGCAAGTGCCGCGGTATCTGCCTGCAGAGTGCTGTTAGTGGTGTGAGTGGCGAGCGCAGCGAGACCGACGGCCGCGAGCCGGGCGCCATCGTGGGTTTGGCATGAAGTACCGAGGATACCCAGAGCGCGCTGGTAGAGCGCACACAGGCTTGAGCTGCCAATTACATGGATCGGATCCGTGGAGGTATGCTCCGCGCCTTTTTCGCGAAGCTCAGCGCCGATGAGTAATCCTGAAAGATAACTTTGCGCACTTGCCGGGGGAAGGTCACCCGCCAGTACCAGTGCGCGGGTGGCAAACAGTTGTGAAGACAGGCCCCGTCGGCTGTCGTTCACGCC
The nucleotide sequence above comes from Microbulbifer salipaludis. Encoded proteins:
- a CDS encoding sodium/sugar symporter → MAMTMPDIAVFVCYCMFLITIAWWVSREKAGHEKNSSDYFLAGNSLPWWAIGSSIIAANISAEQIIGMSGSGYAIGLAIASYEWMAAITLIIVGKFFLPIFLEKKIYTMPQFLEQRFDGRVQMVMAFFWLAVYTFVNLTAVLYLGALAIKTITGIEMLHGMIFLAVFSVAYSLYGGLKAVALTDIIQVVLLIFGGLLVSYLALDTLADGAGAIAGFSTLLERTPESFDMILSPDHEDYVSLPGISVLIGGMWVMNISYFGFNQYITQRTLAAKNLREAQKGIVFAAFLKLLMPLIVVLPGIAALALAPDLERPDQAYPEMMKLVPPGLLGLTFAALVAAIASSLASMANSVSTIFTLDIYRKLFEESPSEHRLVMVGRIAAATSLVTAMIIAEPLLGKMEQAFQYIQEFTGFFTPGVVAIFLLGFFYKKANANSALVAGIGSVVLSLLARLFWPELPFMDRVGLVFLACLGLGILVAGKTADAKAIDLKGIDFSTSRGANTSAISISLILAALYVAWW
- a CDS encoding 2-dehydro-3-deoxy-6-phosphogalactonate aldolase produces the protein MTQTAAVPPPLIAILRGVTPAEIIPIAGALLDAGIKYIEVPLNSPNALESISQLVAEFGQQALCGAGTVTRLDEARAVRATGARLLVSPNIEPEVIRYGVSEGMSVFPGFFSPTEAFAAIAAGAKTLKLFPSGDLGPGYIRNLRAVLPLDVQIFAVGGINLQNMEEFWHAGACGFGIGGDLYRPGDSAEKVGDHALQYIESIQQLSTSKQ
- a CDS encoding glycoside hydrolase family 2 TIM barrel-domain containing protein, translated to MRHFLIGILLTAIGSSASSAAPLPDWGNPEVFRINKQPARSFFYPALSAAEAFSPSPLATENHLLLNGNWKFHWVEHPTQRPATFHQPAFDDSPWGTIAVPANWEINGFGIPYYHSHACFQPDAVPPELPRSYNPVGSYRQTFSLPEDWDGKRIFIHFGAVKSAFYLWVNGRKVGYSQDSKTAAEFDLTPYLKAGENLLAVQVFRYSDGSYLECQDMWRMSGIERDVYLYATPKVHLRDFHARTDLTNGYRDGVIDFRAQIANARSKAAEGYRVQLTLSDADNNTVAEQVVAVPRVAPGQEHEVATRIEVPGAEPWSAERPYLYRLQLALIGGDGTPAEYIGHKLGIRSTEYRDGQILINGKPILFKGVNRHEHDPITGHVVSRESMEHDARLMKAFNINSVRLAHYPNDPYWYQLADEFGFYLMDEANIESHGVGAANQGSPYDPSIHPVNKPQWRAAYIDRIRNMYERSKNSAAVVIRSLGNESGDGPNLEAAYDWLKQRDPAPVMSEQAQLRRHTDAYGQMYASLDQIIRYARTGFDERPAILIEYEHAMGNSLGNFQEYWDAFETYDALQGGFIWDWVDQTFLRTAPGGQSFFAYGGDLEPPAVAHSDSFCANGLVQADRTPYPYLWEVKFAHQNVGFRALDLESGALEITNKHFFRSLSGWTLDWKLLEDGVPVAEGGGIPLQAPAQGSQRVQLPVAYARQPGSEYFLNLSVHTDGTEPLLEPGHEVASYQLAYAPLPAAESKATSSKRLRTRENDLEITVSGSAFKAVFDKQTGFLGQLAYGNREVLAGPTHPEFWRAPIDNDLEARGYGGSLATWQFVGRNAQLTDIRIVERGEGHVTIATEHWLAQVQSRYQMQYQIHGDGRIAVEVYFLAAPHQQQPQLPRLGSLFTLKPEFSSVSWYGRGPHENYADRNHSALVGRYSARVDELFVPYVRPQENGYRTDVREVSFTNADGLGVRFSGDPLLGFGASYYDTDQFDASREHVKKRNLHPYQLVARDRIFVNIDLAQRGVGGTDSWGAPPLFEYTLPYLDYRYRFEIAPAKSTLHVSRR
- a CDS encoding CocE/NonD family hydrolase; translation: MKRWSCVALLALLSCTVDAMQVLKSQMVSMLDGVHLSTDVYFDGPEDTPRPTILVRTVYDKNGTFGWNPAWKALVERGYAVVIQDIRGRHESEGVYTVARGRREDGVDTLDWIVDQPWSNGRVGLSGCSYLGETQVVLQTTGHPALVVGQPQSAASGYYRPGRAWQSFSGGAFELGQTAGWFASNGSKIFYGPPLTGAERSEWFQADHGHHYRATPEQDFDRYLGNLKSLPVLSLLSRSGIAPTDFENWRNSRPDGDYFRSMDLVQAEDSTSVPNLFFDTWYDYGARETLMMANQFKANATTTEAQTHQYVVIGPGTHCNFPEQEEQLSAGERTLKNTSRPYLNMQLDWYDYWLKGARSLSVQRPFLTYYVLGADEWRTADAWPIPGTRKTRWYLSSTQPANSLNGGGQLATQEPALRGKDQFTYDPADPVPSLGGHTCCTGSKTEAGGYDQRAIEMRNDVLVYTSPPLKKGIEVTGLIRARLFVSSSAQDTDFTVKLVDVYPDGSAYNVQEGVQRMRYRNSLREPELMVPGKVYAIDVDLNATSNYFAAGHRIRIEVSSSNFPRIERNLNTGAANAASSTYITAHNTVWFGGERASYLELPVIPH